Proteins found in one Primulina huaijiensis isolate GDHJ02 unplaced genomic scaffold, ASM1229523v2 scaffold28027, whole genome shotgun sequence genomic segment:
- the LOC140967791 gene encoding transcription factor EMB1444-like isoform X1, whose amino-acid sequence MESQLQQMLRSLCFNTGWKYAIFWKLKHQEQMILTWEDAYYDGNLCPDKKYFIEAAHSLNYGLYSHDLLGLALAKMSYQVYSLGEGIVGQVAVSGKHSWIYSDKHVADFSSTSETFDGWQNQFSAGIKTIAVVAVIPHGVVQLGSLHKISEDLKLIKHIRNVFSYLQDSLARVIHSSLHNTLQNSCLSDACARIPNSAGNHDHKMILGSSFYDDGTSLCSHFLSSIGSNHASISPLSGGSLTLKMKMHERSECSMPENEISLPSSSESILTRKKRQEAMGSFCEIKCGEETNDLKDLVKRPEILSLPAVKNVKGDNLYLYDTTIPTDGHQMNLSCLPLENLDSLTFQDQSEFYVPETPSEQLHPDFERNLEIESKFDNFEMHLSPFSFSSGYELYEALGPSFRKQNGYVWEAGKKNSDMAIENPEGMGSSSLLMENPDMHLLDALVAKVSGKDDDANIAKSYQETEESLFSAERTPCTSVGTIRSTGYSFDRATSSSLNSVPCGVESLKGLLSPSSSRGSGLLERPWEPVKMNKKRTRTGENSRPRPRDRQLIQDRIKELRELVPSGSKVCSIDSLLERTIKHMLFLQSITKHAEKLHKCSASKLLDKNTDMWRFSSEQGSSWAMEVGNNSKVFPIIVENINMHGQMLVEMLCDRCSQFLDIAETIRSLGLTILKGVSESYGNKTWICFVVEGQNNKSMHRMDVLWSLMQILQSKISS is encoded by the exons ATGGAAAGCCAATTACAGCAGATGCTGAGGAGCCTTTGTTTTAACACTGGCTGGAAGTATGCAATTTTCTGGAAGCTCAAACATCAAGAACAGAT GATATTGACTTGGGAGGATGCCTATTATGACGGCAATCTATGCCCAGATAAGAAATATTTCATCGAGGCAGCTCACAGCTTGAATTATGGGCTATATTCGCATGATCTGTTGGGCTTAGCCCTGGCAAAGATGTCATATCAAGTATATTCTCTCGGGGAAGG GATTGTTGGACAAGTGGCAGTTTCTGGGAAGCATTCATGGATTTACTCAGATAAGCATGTTGCCGATTTTTCCTCCACATCGGAG ACTTTTGATGGATGGCAAAATCAATTTTCAGCTGGCATTAAG ACCATTGCAGTTGTGGCAGTTATTCCACATGGAGTCGTACAACTTGGTTCTTTGCATAAA ATCTCCGAGGATTTGAAATTGATCAAGCACATCAGAAATGTTTTTTCTTATCTGCAAGATTCTTTAGCTCGTGTTATTCACAGTTCACTTCATAATACCTTACAAAATTCTTGTCTA TCAGATGCGTGTGCGAGAATTCCGAATTCAGCAGGAAATCATGACCACAAAATGATTTTGGGCAGCTCTTTTTATGACGATGGGACGAGTTTGTGttctcattttctttcatcCATTGGGAGTAATCACGCGTCTATTTCTCCTCTATCGGGAGGCTCTTTAACACTCAAAATGAAGATGCATGAAAGATCAGAGTGCTCAATGCCGGAGAATGAAATTTCACTTCCCTCAAGTTCTGAAAGTATTCTTACAAGGAAGAAAAGACAAGAAGCAATGGGATCTTTTTGTGAAATTAAGTGTGGAGAAGAAACAAATGACCTGAAGGATTTGGTAAAAAGACCAGAAATCTTGAGTCTCCCAGCTGTTAAGAATGTCAAGGGTGACAACTTGTATTTATATGATACCACCATACCGACTGATGGTCATCAGATGAATTTATCATGCCTTCCTTTGGAAAATCTCGATTCTCTAACATTTCAGGATCAAAGTGAATTTTATGTTCCAGAAACTCCAAGTGAGCAGTTGCATCCAGACTTCGAGAGGAATCTAGAAATAGAAAGCAagtttgataattttgagatGCATCTTTCTCCTTTCAGTTTTTCTTCTGGCTATGAGCTGTATGAAGCACTGGGACCCTCTTTTAGAAAGCAAAATGGCTATGTCTGGGAAGCAGGAAAAAAAAACTCTGATATGGCTATTGAAAATCCTGAGGGAATGGGTAGTAGCAGTTTGCTGATGGAGAACCCTGATATGCACCTTTTGGATGCATTGGTGGCCAAAGTTAGTGGTAAAGATGATGATGCAAACATTGCGAAATCATACCAAGAGACCGAGGAGAGTCTCTTTTCTGCAGAAAGAACACCTTGCACCAGTGTTGGTACCATTAGATCCACAGGCTACTCATTTGATCGAGCCACATCAAGTAGCTTGAACTCAGTACCATGTGGTGTTGAGTCTTTGAAAGGTCTTTTGTCGCCCAGCTCTAGCAGAGGGAGTGGACTCTTGGAAAGGCCATGGGAACCAGTTAAGATGAATAAAAAGAGAACCAGGACTGGTGAAAATTCTAGGCCAAGGCCAAGGGACAGGCAATTGATACAAGATCGAATAAAGGAGTTGCGAGAGCTTGTTCCTAGTGGATCAAAGGTG TGCAGTATTGATTCACTTCTTGAGCGAACAATCAAACACATGCTCTTTTTGCAAAGCATCACCAAGCATGCGGAGAAGCTGCATAAATGCTCTGCATCAAAG TTGCTTGACAAGAACACAGATATGTGGAGATTTTCAAGTGAGCAGGGTTCGAGTTGGGCCATGGAAGTGGGAAATAACTCCAAAGTTTTCCCAATAATAGTGGAAAACATAAATATGCATGGGCAAATGCTTGTTGAG ATGTTGTGTGATCGGTGCAGCCAGTTTCTCGATATAGCAGAAACCATCAGAAGTTTGGGTTTAACTATTCTGAAAGGTGTTTCAGAATCATATGGAAATAAGACCTGGATATGCTTTGTGGTTGAG GGACAGAACAACAAAAGCATGCACCGGATGGATGTTTTATGGTCTCTGATGCAGATTTTGCAATCTAAGATTTCTAGTTAG
- the LOC140967791 gene encoding transcription factor EMB1444-like isoform X3 produces MESQLQQMLRSLCFNTGWKYAIFWKLKHQEQMILTWEDAYYDGNLCPDKKYFIEAAHSLNYGLYSHDLLGLALAKMSYQVYSLGEGIVGQVAVSGKHSWIYSDKHVADFSSTSETFDGWQNQFSAGIKTIAVVAVIPHGVVQLGSLHKISEDLKLIKHIRNVFSYLQDSLARVIHSSLHNTLQNSCLSDACARIPNSAGNHDHKMILGSSFYDDGTSLCSHFLSSIGSNHASISPLSGGSLTLKMKMHERSECSMPENEISLPSSSESILTRKKRQEAMGSFCEIKCGEETNDLKDLVKRPEILSLPAVKNVKGDNLYLYDTTIPTDGHQMNLSCLPLENLDSLTFQDQSEFYVPETPSEQLHPDFERNLEIESKFDNFEMHLSPFSFSSGYELYEALGPSFRKQNGYVWEAGKKNSDMAIENPEGMGSSSLLMENPDMHLLDALVAKVSGKDDDANIAKSYQETEESLFSAERTPCTSVGTIRSTGYSFDRATSSSLNSVPCGVESLKGLLSPSSSRGSGLLERPWEPVKMNKKRTRTGENSRPRPRDRQLIQDRIKELRELVPSGSKVCSIDSLLERTIKHMLFLQSITKHAEKLHKCSASKLLDKNTDMWRFSSEQGSSWAMEVGNNSKVFPIIVENINMHGQMLVEMLCDRCSQFLDIAETIRSLGLTILKGVSESYGNKTWICFVVENNKSMHRMDVLWSLMQILQSKISS; encoded by the exons ATGGAAAGCCAATTACAGCAGATGCTGAGGAGCCTTTGTTTTAACACTGGCTGGAAGTATGCAATTTTCTGGAAGCTCAAACATCAAGAACAGAT GATATTGACTTGGGAGGATGCCTATTATGACGGCAATCTATGCCCAGATAAGAAATATTTCATCGAGGCAGCTCACAGCTTGAATTATGGGCTATATTCGCATGATCTGTTGGGCTTAGCCCTGGCAAAGATGTCATATCAAGTATATTCTCTCGGGGAAGG GATTGTTGGACAAGTGGCAGTTTCTGGGAAGCATTCATGGATTTACTCAGATAAGCATGTTGCCGATTTTTCCTCCACATCGGAG ACTTTTGATGGATGGCAAAATCAATTTTCAGCTGGCATTAAG ACCATTGCAGTTGTGGCAGTTATTCCACATGGAGTCGTACAACTTGGTTCTTTGCATAAA ATCTCCGAGGATTTGAAATTGATCAAGCACATCAGAAATGTTTTTTCTTATCTGCAAGATTCTTTAGCTCGTGTTATTCACAGTTCACTTCATAATACCTTACAAAATTCTTGTCTA TCAGATGCGTGTGCGAGAATTCCGAATTCAGCAGGAAATCATGACCACAAAATGATTTTGGGCAGCTCTTTTTATGACGATGGGACGAGTTTGTGttctcattttctttcatcCATTGGGAGTAATCACGCGTCTATTTCTCCTCTATCGGGAGGCTCTTTAACACTCAAAATGAAGATGCATGAAAGATCAGAGTGCTCAATGCCGGAGAATGAAATTTCACTTCCCTCAAGTTCTGAAAGTATTCTTACAAGGAAGAAAAGACAAGAAGCAATGGGATCTTTTTGTGAAATTAAGTGTGGAGAAGAAACAAATGACCTGAAGGATTTGGTAAAAAGACCAGAAATCTTGAGTCTCCCAGCTGTTAAGAATGTCAAGGGTGACAACTTGTATTTATATGATACCACCATACCGACTGATGGTCATCAGATGAATTTATCATGCCTTCCTTTGGAAAATCTCGATTCTCTAACATTTCAGGATCAAAGTGAATTTTATGTTCCAGAAACTCCAAGTGAGCAGTTGCATCCAGACTTCGAGAGGAATCTAGAAATAGAAAGCAagtttgataattttgagatGCATCTTTCTCCTTTCAGTTTTTCTTCTGGCTATGAGCTGTATGAAGCACTGGGACCCTCTTTTAGAAAGCAAAATGGCTATGTCTGGGAAGCAGGAAAAAAAAACTCTGATATGGCTATTGAAAATCCTGAGGGAATGGGTAGTAGCAGTTTGCTGATGGAGAACCCTGATATGCACCTTTTGGATGCATTGGTGGCCAAAGTTAGTGGTAAAGATGATGATGCAAACATTGCGAAATCATACCAAGAGACCGAGGAGAGTCTCTTTTCTGCAGAAAGAACACCTTGCACCAGTGTTGGTACCATTAGATCCACAGGCTACTCATTTGATCGAGCCACATCAAGTAGCTTGAACTCAGTACCATGTGGTGTTGAGTCTTTGAAAGGTCTTTTGTCGCCCAGCTCTAGCAGAGGGAGTGGACTCTTGGAAAGGCCATGGGAACCAGTTAAGATGAATAAAAAGAGAACCAGGACTGGTGAAAATTCTAGGCCAAGGCCAAGGGACAGGCAATTGATACAAGATCGAATAAAGGAGTTGCGAGAGCTTGTTCCTAGTGGATCAAAGGTG TGCAGTATTGATTCACTTCTTGAGCGAACAATCAAACACATGCTCTTTTTGCAAAGCATCACCAAGCATGCGGAGAAGCTGCATAAATGCTCTGCATCAAAG TTGCTTGACAAGAACACAGATATGTGGAGATTTTCAAGTGAGCAGGGTTCGAGTTGGGCCATGGAAGTGGGAAATAACTCCAAAGTTTTCCCAATAATAGTGGAAAACATAAATATGCATGGGCAAATGCTTGTTGAG ATGTTGTGTGATCGGTGCAGCCAGTTTCTCGATATAGCAGAAACCATCAGAAGTTTGGGTTTAACTATTCTGAAAGGTGTTTCAGAATCATATGGAAATAAGACCTGGATATGCTTTGTGGTTGAG AACAACAAAAGCATGCACCGGATGGATGTTTTATGGTCTCTGATGCAGATTTTGCAATCTAAGATTTCTAGTTAG
- the LOC140967791 gene encoding transcription factor EMB1444-like isoform X2, protein MESQLQQMLRSLCFNTGWKYAIFWKLKHQEQMILTWEDAYYDGNLCPDKKYFIEAAHSLNYGLYSHDLLGLALAKMSYQVYSLGEGIVGQVAVSGKHSWIYSDKHVADFSSTSETFDGWQNQFSAGIKTIAVVAVIPHGVVQLGSLHKISEDLKLIKHIRNVFSYLQDSLARVIHSSLHNTLQNSCLSDACARIPNSAGNHDHKMILGSSFYDDGTSLCSHFLSSIGSNHASISPLSGGSLTLKMKMHERSECSMPENEISLPSSSESILTRKKRQEAMGSFCEIKCGEETNDLKDLVKRPEILSLPAVKNVKGDNLYLYDTTIPTDGHQMNLSCLPLENLDSLTFQDQSEFYVPETPSEQLHPDFERNLEIESKFDNFEMHLSPFSFSSGYELYEALGPSFRKQNGYVWEAGKKNSDMAIENPEGMGSSSLLMENPDMHLLDALVAKVSGKDDDANIAKSYQETEESLFSAERTPCTSVGTIRSTGYSFDRATSSSLNSVPCGVESLKGLLSPSSSRGSGLLERPWEPVKMNKKRTRTGENSRPRPRDRQLIQDRIKELRELVPSGSKCSIDSLLERTIKHMLFLQSITKHAEKLHKCSASKLLDKNTDMWRFSSEQGSSWAMEVGNNSKVFPIIVENINMHGQMLVEMLCDRCSQFLDIAETIRSLGLTILKGVSESYGNKTWICFVVEGQNNKSMHRMDVLWSLMQILQSKISS, encoded by the exons ATGGAAAGCCAATTACAGCAGATGCTGAGGAGCCTTTGTTTTAACACTGGCTGGAAGTATGCAATTTTCTGGAAGCTCAAACATCAAGAACAGAT GATATTGACTTGGGAGGATGCCTATTATGACGGCAATCTATGCCCAGATAAGAAATATTTCATCGAGGCAGCTCACAGCTTGAATTATGGGCTATATTCGCATGATCTGTTGGGCTTAGCCCTGGCAAAGATGTCATATCAAGTATATTCTCTCGGGGAAGG GATTGTTGGACAAGTGGCAGTTTCTGGGAAGCATTCATGGATTTACTCAGATAAGCATGTTGCCGATTTTTCCTCCACATCGGAG ACTTTTGATGGATGGCAAAATCAATTTTCAGCTGGCATTAAG ACCATTGCAGTTGTGGCAGTTATTCCACATGGAGTCGTACAACTTGGTTCTTTGCATAAA ATCTCCGAGGATTTGAAATTGATCAAGCACATCAGAAATGTTTTTTCTTATCTGCAAGATTCTTTAGCTCGTGTTATTCACAGTTCACTTCATAATACCTTACAAAATTCTTGTCTA TCAGATGCGTGTGCGAGAATTCCGAATTCAGCAGGAAATCATGACCACAAAATGATTTTGGGCAGCTCTTTTTATGACGATGGGACGAGTTTGTGttctcattttctttcatcCATTGGGAGTAATCACGCGTCTATTTCTCCTCTATCGGGAGGCTCTTTAACACTCAAAATGAAGATGCATGAAAGATCAGAGTGCTCAATGCCGGAGAATGAAATTTCACTTCCCTCAAGTTCTGAAAGTATTCTTACAAGGAAGAAAAGACAAGAAGCAATGGGATCTTTTTGTGAAATTAAGTGTGGAGAAGAAACAAATGACCTGAAGGATTTGGTAAAAAGACCAGAAATCTTGAGTCTCCCAGCTGTTAAGAATGTCAAGGGTGACAACTTGTATTTATATGATACCACCATACCGACTGATGGTCATCAGATGAATTTATCATGCCTTCCTTTGGAAAATCTCGATTCTCTAACATTTCAGGATCAAAGTGAATTTTATGTTCCAGAAACTCCAAGTGAGCAGTTGCATCCAGACTTCGAGAGGAATCTAGAAATAGAAAGCAagtttgataattttgagatGCATCTTTCTCCTTTCAGTTTTTCTTCTGGCTATGAGCTGTATGAAGCACTGGGACCCTCTTTTAGAAAGCAAAATGGCTATGTCTGGGAAGCAGGAAAAAAAAACTCTGATATGGCTATTGAAAATCCTGAGGGAATGGGTAGTAGCAGTTTGCTGATGGAGAACCCTGATATGCACCTTTTGGATGCATTGGTGGCCAAAGTTAGTGGTAAAGATGATGATGCAAACATTGCGAAATCATACCAAGAGACCGAGGAGAGTCTCTTTTCTGCAGAAAGAACACCTTGCACCAGTGTTGGTACCATTAGATCCACAGGCTACTCATTTGATCGAGCCACATCAAGTAGCTTGAACTCAGTACCATGTGGTGTTGAGTCTTTGAAAGGTCTTTTGTCGCCCAGCTCTAGCAGAGGGAGTGGACTCTTGGAAAGGCCATGGGAACCAGTTAAGATGAATAAAAAGAGAACCAGGACTGGTGAAAATTCTAGGCCAAGGCCAAGGGACAGGCAATTGATACAAGATCGAATAAAGGAGTTGCGAGAGCTTGTTCCTAGTGGATCAAAG TGCAGTATTGATTCACTTCTTGAGCGAACAATCAAACACATGCTCTTTTTGCAAAGCATCACCAAGCATGCGGAGAAGCTGCATAAATGCTCTGCATCAAAG TTGCTTGACAAGAACACAGATATGTGGAGATTTTCAAGTGAGCAGGGTTCGAGTTGGGCCATGGAAGTGGGAAATAACTCCAAAGTTTTCCCAATAATAGTGGAAAACATAAATATGCATGGGCAAATGCTTGTTGAG ATGTTGTGTGATCGGTGCAGCCAGTTTCTCGATATAGCAGAAACCATCAGAAGTTTGGGTTTAACTATTCTGAAAGGTGTTTCAGAATCATATGGAAATAAGACCTGGATATGCTTTGTGGTTGAG GGACAGAACAACAAAAGCATGCACCGGATGGATGTTTTATGGTCTCTGATGCAGATTTTGCAATCTAAGATTTCTAGTTAG
- the LOC140967791 gene encoding transcription factor EMB1444-like isoform X4 has translation MESQLQQMLRSLCFNTGWKYAIFWKLKHQEQMILTWEDAYYDGNLCPDKKYFIEAAHSLNYGLYSHDLLGLALAKMSYQVYSLGEGIVGQVAVSGKHSWIYSDKHVADFSSTSETFDGWQNQFSAGIKTIAVVAVIPHGVVQLGSLHKISEDLKLIKHIRNVFSYLQDSLARVIHSSLHNTLQNSCLSDACARIPNSAGNHDHKMILGSSFYDDGTSLCSHFLSSIGSNHASISPLSGGSLTLKMKMHERSECSMPENEISLPSSSESILTRKKRQEAMGSFCEIKCGEETNDLKDLVKRPEILSLPAVKNVKGDNLYLYDTTIPTDGHQMNLSCLPLENLDSLTFQDQSEFYVPETPSEQLHPDFERNLEIESKFDNFEMHLSPFSFSSGYELYEALGPSFRKQNGYVWEAGKKNSDMAIENPEGMGSSSLLMENPDMHLLDALVAKVSGKDDDANIAKSYQETEESLFSAERTPCTSVGTIRSTGYSFDRATSSSLNSVPCGVESLKGLLSPSSSRGSGLLERPWEPVKMNKKRTRTGENSRPRPRDRQLIQDRIKELRELVPSGSKCSIDSLLERTIKHMLFLQSITKHAEKLHKCSASKLLDKNTDMWRFSSEQGSSWAMEVGNNSKVFPIIVENINMHGQMLVEMLCDRCSQFLDIAETIRSLGLTILKGVSESYGNKTWICFVVENNKSMHRMDVLWSLMQILQSKISS, from the exons ATGGAAAGCCAATTACAGCAGATGCTGAGGAGCCTTTGTTTTAACACTGGCTGGAAGTATGCAATTTTCTGGAAGCTCAAACATCAAGAACAGAT GATATTGACTTGGGAGGATGCCTATTATGACGGCAATCTATGCCCAGATAAGAAATATTTCATCGAGGCAGCTCACAGCTTGAATTATGGGCTATATTCGCATGATCTGTTGGGCTTAGCCCTGGCAAAGATGTCATATCAAGTATATTCTCTCGGGGAAGG GATTGTTGGACAAGTGGCAGTTTCTGGGAAGCATTCATGGATTTACTCAGATAAGCATGTTGCCGATTTTTCCTCCACATCGGAG ACTTTTGATGGATGGCAAAATCAATTTTCAGCTGGCATTAAG ACCATTGCAGTTGTGGCAGTTATTCCACATGGAGTCGTACAACTTGGTTCTTTGCATAAA ATCTCCGAGGATTTGAAATTGATCAAGCACATCAGAAATGTTTTTTCTTATCTGCAAGATTCTTTAGCTCGTGTTATTCACAGTTCACTTCATAATACCTTACAAAATTCTTGTCTA TCAGATGCGTGTGCGAGAATTCCGAATTCAGCAGGAAATCATGACCACAAAATGATTTTGGGCAGCTCTTTTTATGACGATGGGACGAGTTTGTGttctcattttctttcatcCATTGGGAGTAATCACGCGTCTATTTCTCCTCTATCGGGAGGCTCTTTAACACTCAAAATGAAGATGCATGAAAGATCAGAGTGCTCAATGCCGGAGAATGAAATTTCACTTCCCTCAAGTTCTGAAAGTATTCTTACAAGGAAGAAAAGACAAGAAGCAATGGGATCTTTTTGTGAAATTAAGTGTGGAGAAGAAACAAATGACCTGAAGGATTTGGTAAAAAGACCAGAAATCTTGAGTCTCCCAGCTGTTAAGAATGTCAAGGGTGACAACTTGTATTTATATGATACCACCATACCGACTGATGGTCATCAGATGAATTTATCATGCCTTCCTTTGGAAAATCTCGATTCTCTAACATTTCAGGATCAAAGTGAATTTTATGTTCCAGAAACTCCAAGTGAGCAGTTGCATCCAGACTTCGAGAGGAATCTAGAAATAGAAAGCAagtttgataattttgagatGCATCTTTCTCCTTTCAGTTTTTCTTCTGGCTATGAGCTGTATGAAGCACTGGGACCCTCTTTTAGAAAGCAAAATGGCTATGTCTGGGAAGCAGGAAAAAAAAACTCTGATATGGCTATTGAAAATCCTGAGGGAATGGGTAGTAGCAGTTTGCTGATGGAGAACCCTGATATGCACCTTTTGGATGCATTGGTGGCCAAAGTTAGTGGTAAAGATGATGATGCAAACATTGCGAAATCATACCAAGAGACCGAGGAGAGTCTCTTTTCTGCAGAAAGAACACCTTGCACCAGTGTTGGTACCATTAGATCCACAGGCTACTCATTTGATCGAGCCACATCAAGTAGCTTGAACTCAGTACCATGTGGTGTTGAGTCTTTGAAAGGTCTTTTGTCGCCCAGCTCTAGCAGAGGGAGTGGACTCTTGGAAAGGCCATGGGAACCAGTTAAGATGAATAAAAAGAGAACCAGGACTGGTGAAAATTCTAGGCCAAGGCCAAGGGACAGGCAATTGATACAAGATCGAATAAAGGAGTTGCGAGAGCTTGTTCCTAGTGGATCAAAG TGCAGTATTGATTCACTTCTTGAGCGAACAATCAAACACATGCTCTTTTTGCAAAGCATCACCAAGCATGCGGAGAAGCTGCATAAATGCTCTGCATCAAAG TTGCTTGACAAGAACACAGATATGTGGAGATTTTCAAGTGAGCAGGGTTCGAGTTGGGCCATGGAAGTGGGAAATAACTCCAAAGTTTTCCCAATAATAGTGGAAAACATAAATATGCATGGGCAAATGCTTGTTGAG ATGTTGTGTGATCGGTGCAGCCAGTTTCTCGATATAGCAGAAACCATCAGAAGTTTGGGTTTAACTATTCTGAAAGGTGTTTCAGAATCATATGGAAATAAGACCTGGATATGCTTTGTGGTTGAG AACAACAAAAGCATGCACCGGATGGATGTTTTATGGTCTCTGATGCAGATTTTGCAATCTAAGATTTCTAGTTAG
- the LOC140967791 gene encoding transcription factor EMB1444-like isoform X5, whose translation MESQLQQMLRSLCFNTGWKYAIFWKLKHQEQMILTWEDAYYDGNLCPDKKYFIEAAHSLNYGLYSHDLLGLALAKMSYQVYSLGEGIVGQVAVSGKHSWIYSDKHVADFSSTSETFDGWQNQFSAGIKTIAVVAVIPHGVVQLGSLHKSDACARIPNSAGNHDHKMILGSSFYDDGTSLCSHFLSSIGSNHASISPLSGGSLTLKMKMHERSECSMPENEISLPSSSESILTRKKRQEAMGSFCEIKCGEETNDLKDLVKRPEILSLPAVKNVKGDNLYLYDTTIPTDGHQMNLSCLPLENLDSLTFQDQSEFYVPETPSEQLHPDFERNLEIESKFDNFEMHLSPFSFSSGYELYEALGPSFRKQNGYVWEAGKKNSDMAIENPEGMGSSSLLMENPDMHLLDALVAKVSGKDDDANIAKSYQETEESLFSAERTPCTSVGTIRSTGYSFDRATSSSLNSVPCGVESLKGLLSPSSSRGSGLLERPWEPVKMNKKRTRTGENSRPRPRDRQLIQDRIKELRELVPSGSKVCSIDSLLERTIKHMLFLQSITKHAEKLHKCSASKLLDKNTDMWRFSSEQGSSWAMEVGNNSKVFPIIVENINMHGQMLVEMLCDRCSQFLDIAETIRSLGLTILKGVSESYGNKTWICFVVEGQNNKSMHRMDVLWSLMQILQSKISS comes from the exons ATGGAAAGCCAATTACAGCAGATGCTGAGGAGCCTTTGTTTTAACACTGGCTGGAAGTATGCAATTTTCTGGAAGCTCAAACATCAAGAACAGAT GATATTGACTTGGGAGGATGCCTATTATGACGGCAATCTATGCCCAGATAAGAAATATTTCATCGAGGCAGCTCACAGCTTGAATTATGGGCTATATTCGCATGATCTGTTGGGCTTAGCCCTGGCAAAGATGTCATATCAAGTATATTCTCTCGGGGAAGG GATTGTTGGACAAGTGGCAGTTTCTGGGAAGCATTCATGGATTTACTCAGATAAGCATGTTGCCGATTTTTCCTCCACATCGGAG ACTTTTGATGGATGGCAAAATCAATTTTCAGCTGGCATTAAG ACCATTGCAGTTGTGGCAGTTATTCCACATGGAGTCGTACAACTTGGTTCTTTGCATAAA TCAGATGCGTGTGCGAGAATTCCGAATTCAGCAGGAAATCATGACCACAAAATGATTTTGGGCAGCTCTTTTTATGACGATGGGACGAGTTTGTGttctcattttctttcatcCATTGGGAGTAATCACGCGTCTATTTCTCCTCTATCGGGAGGCTCTTTAACACTCAAAATGAAGATGCATGAAAGATCAGAGTGCTCAATGCCGGAGAATGAAATTTCACTTCCCTCAAGTTCTGAAAGTATTCTTACAAGGAAGAAAAGACAAGAAGCAATGGGATCTTTTTGTGAAATTAAGTGTGGAGAAGAAACAAATGACCTGAAGGATTTGGTAAAAAGACCAGAAATCTTGAGTCTCCCAGCTGTTAAGAATGTCAAGGGTGACAACTTGTATTTATATGATACCACCATACCGACTGATGGTCATCAGATGAATTTATCATGCCTTCCTTTGGAAAATCTCGATTCTCTAACATTTCAGGATCAAAGTGAATTTTATGTTCCAGAAACTCCAAGTGAGCAGTTGCATCCAGACTTCGAGAGGAATCTAGAAATAGAAAGCAagtttgataattttgagatGCATCTTTCTCCTTTCAGTTTTTCTTCTGGCTATGAGCTGTATGAAGCACTGGGACCCTCTTTTAGAAAGCAAAATGGCTATGTCTGGGAAGCAGGAAAAAAAAACTCTGATATGGCTATTGAAAATCCTGAGGGAATGGGTAGTAGCAGTTTGCTGATGGAGAACCCTGATATGCACCTTTTGGATGCATTGGTGGCCAAAGTTAGTGGTAAAGATGATGATGCAAACATTGCGAAATCATACCAAGAGACCGAGGAGAGTCTCTTTTCTGCAGAAAGAACACCTTGCACCAGTGTTGGTACCATTAGATCCACAGGCTACTCATTTGATCGAGCCACATCAAGTAGCTTGAACTCAGTACCATGTGGTGTTGAGTCTTTGAAAGGTCTTTTGTCGCCCAGCTCTAGCAGAGGGAGTGGACTCTTGGAAAGGCCATGGGAACCAGTTAAGATGAATAAAAAGAGAACCAGGACTGGTGAAAATTCTAGGCCAAGGCCAAGGGACAGGCAATTGATACAAGATCGAATAAAGGAGTTGCGAGAGCTTGTTCCTAGTGGATCAAAGGTG TGCAGTATTGATTCACTTCTTGAGCGAACAATCAAACACATGCTCTTTTTGCAAAGCATCACCAAGCATGCGGAGAAGCTGCATAAATGCTCTGCATCAAAG TTGCTTGACAAGAACACAGATATGTGGAGATTTTCAAGTGAGCAGGGTTCGAGTTGGGCCATGGAAGTGGGAAATAACTCCAAAGTTTTCCCAATAATAGTGGAAAACATAAATATGCATGGGCAAATGCTTGTTGAG ATGTTGTGTGATCGGTGCAGCCAGTTTCTCGATATAGCAGAAACCATCAGAAGTTTGGGTTTAACTATTCTGAAAGGTGTTTCAGAATCATATGGAAATAAGACCTGGATATGCTTTGTGGTTGAG GGACAGAACAACAAAAGCATGCACCGGATGGATGTTTTATGGTCTCTGATGCAGATTTTGCAATCTAAGATTTCTAGTTAG